The DNA window ATCACCTCTGAAAAATGAATCCTTCATTCACGTGTTTGCTTTACACAGgtagaagaaaaggagaaaatataCATTTCCTACCACCATTTTATCTAAAAGTACTTTCTTGACATCACTGACAAGAACCTTCAAAAGGTCAACTTGAATAAAGAGAATTTTCTCCCATACTCACAATCAACTCCACATCTTCCCTTTTGATGGTAACTTTTGCTAATTCCTTCTCTCTGTTGACAGAATAGAATATAATTTGAAATTTGGAGTTGGATTTCCCTCATCTCTTCTCAGCAGTAGCTCAAAGCCAGTTActataagtatttttttttctccagagaTTATGATTTAagcttgtacctgaggcaatagaaAGTTAGGTGACTTATTAAAATTACAGAAAGCAGCAATGAGCATTGAACTTTGGCTTCCCTAGTTCTCAGTTCAATGCACCAATCACTGTAATTCTTTGAGAGCTGCAACCAGATCTGGTTTTCAGAGTATGCAAAATTTGCAAATCAACTAGACTTACAAATGTGAAGATATATGCAACGCCTGATTCTTAGATCAATAATAATGAGTACCTTGCCTCTTGAAGTAAAAATTTACTTTGATTCAGCAAAGTGAAGAACCATTGGTTTCTAAAGCTAAATTTAAAACAACAAGAATAGAACTGAAAAAAGGAACACATTACCTTTCTTGTTTTGCTTTCTGTTCTCTAGATCTTCTGTCTCCAATCACAGACATAGCCTAGAGATAGAGAGACAAGGTTTCTTTAAAGATTACACAAACATAACAGGTTCCTTCACTCAATATTCCAACACCCTCCAAATACTAATGCTTGTTTCTATAACAAAATTTCTATGTCATCTAGCCAGATGAGTTATATATTGTACATTAATAAGTATGCAGCAAAATTTTTCATATTCTCTTAACCACCAAAAGGtggaattcagtaaatggcacccaatgTTAGGGTGATAAACTAGTATTCTGCACAGAACattaaggtttcaaggtttattaaaatttgataacctACCTTATCCAAATTCAAAGCTGTTTTTAAAAAAGTACGTTtacagcaaaaaataaaaacttataAGGGGAATGAACTGACTCAAcggacataaaaacataagacagACAAACCATAAACATGAGACAAATTAGAACGAGAGGAAAAAGGGGGAAGAATATATGTAAAGAACAATTATGGGAAAAATACAAAAAGGGCAGGTAACTAAAAGGATCAGCCTGGAGGCCAGAACCAAAATTGTTTTaacatgtccttaaaaggaccGTAAAgtttcaaaggcatctttgaaaataaaagtttttagactggatttaaatttatctagggaTGTTGCCTCTCTTAAATGACTTGGGGCCAAATTCCAAAGGGAGGGAGCAGTAACAGAGAATATATTAGTTCTCATAGTATTAATGTGTCCTAATGATGGAATGGAAAGCAGATTTTAATTAGAGGATCGGAGTGAACAATGAGTGGTATGAGGGATCAGAAGTTTGTTGATGAATTCTGGCTGTCCTGCAGTTATAGTTTTAAATGTCAACAAcattattttatatgttattcgatgggtagccagtgtgcgtTATACAAGAGGAGAGTAAGGTGGTCAAATTGTCTTGCTTTAGAAATTATTTTTATGGTGGAGTTTTGCACAATTTGTAAACGCTcgatttctttttttgtaattccTCTATAAAAAGGGCGTTACTGTAGTCTAAACATGAGATTACTAGTGAATAGACAAGGATATTTAACGATGGTGGGTCAAGCAACTTGGCTTGAGAACGAATCAATCAAAGCCGGTAGAAACATTTCTGGAACACAGCACTTATTTGGTCGTGGAAAGATCATTtttcagcagcggcaattcttatgttcacatgaGATAAGTCAGGTACTCAGTTTACAGAATAAGAGCATAAATCAGTTACACTTGCAACTAATttgttccaattaatgcttgttaaagcaCTTATCTCAAATTAAGTGCCAATCATGCACAAATTAATGGATTTTGACTCCATTTTAGTAAACTGTGTTAGCAGTGCCATAATGCAACTGCACCAAATTtatctattcaattttctacactgttctcccagtactcaagcattttcccccgtCTGTCCTagtggggggattaaatgattaTTTAGGTTTTTATAAAGCACTGTGgttggacatgggaagggagAAAAAGGATCTTGTATACTAGTGAAGTAGAAGTGAGAGTCAATGATAAAAACTGTCTTAGAAAGAGTGTTCACAAATTTGTGGCCGATATCTGGGGGTTTTCTGCCATCGTCTGCTCTATCTTATGGCTGTTGTAATTGGGTACGTCTCTGTGTGAGTTGCGAAAAGCTTAACTGCACAGTCTGTACCGTAACTGCTGAGGCCAACATTCATCAGCAGCGAGGAGGAATGCAACTGGCCTCTTCCTACATGCTTGGGTGACCCACGTGCTCCTTTCGCCCCCTCCTGCCTCACCGTTTCCAAGTTCGAGCTCTGGATCTCTTTCTCTTCGGCATAGTCGGTGACACGCTCCAGGTCCGCAGCTCCGCTGTCATGCTTGCGTGGCTTGTCCGCCGGCCGCTCGCTGCAGTTCTCTTCtgtctccagctccagttccatATCGCCCTCGGCCGCCATCTTGGACCGGAAATGCAGCCTCAACTTCCCGTCTCCAGGAAACCACTGAAAACGCACTCGAGGCTGGAGCGGTCTTTGCAGCGCCCCCTGGAGGAGGGCGTTCTTTGCTGCTGCCAGACTTCAAAGCGCCTAGCCAGCTGTGACCTGGgggaaaactttgtccccgtccccgcaaaccatctgatcgcAACCCCTCTGAACTTATTTtctttaaagtataaaaataaaccatattctgtacaattgtcattttataaatcaaagttctggctgctgaactagagacgctagagcaagcttggtctctttttaaagatacagtcaccgaggcacaaaatctatatataccgcgtatcaacaagggatcaaagaggaaaaagaataaagaactggTGTGGCACACTAGAGGTTAagaaagtgatcagagacaaaaaaaccttgtttaaggaatggaaaagatcaaaaacagatgaaaactggaataagcacaaacaacatcaacacaggtgccataaggcggtaaaagtggcaaaaagagactacgaggaaaaaatagccaaggaggcgaaaagcttcaagccgttctttcgatatattaaaaggaaacgacccgcgaagcaggcagtgggaccgttggatgaccaaggaataaagggagccaTAAGGGATGACAAGGCTATCaccgacagactgaacacgtttttttcatttgtatttatcgaagaggatatacacagcttatgctggaagtgaaaatgggaaactgacagggttgacggtcagtctagaagaggtatgcaggcagattgataggctcaagagcgataaatccccgggaccggatggcatccatccaagggttatcaaggaactgaaaaggaccatagctgaactgcttcaactaatagccaatctgtcgatcaaaacgggaaagattccagaagactggaaggtggtaaatgttacgccgatcttcaaaaaaggttcgaggggagatccagaaaACTATAGACCGATGAGTCTGATCTCGGTATCGGGAAATATGGTAgaagtgctgataaaggaccgcgtcattgatcaccttgacggacatggtctgatgaggaccagccagcacgttttcagcaaaagcagatcttgtttgacaaacttgctgcacttcttcgagggagtgaacaggcagatagacaagggtgaccccctcaacattgtatatctggactttcagaaggcgtttgacaaggttccgcatgaacgactacttcggaaaattgcgagccatggaatcgagggtgaaatactcatgtggattaaaaactggctggagcataggaaacagagaatgggggtaaatggacattactcggactgggaaaagcgtcaccagtggggtgccgcagggctcggtgcttggacccgtgctcttcaacatctttataaatgatctggacataggtacaacgagcgaggtgattaaatttgcagacgatacgaagttattcagagtagtgaagacgcaggcagattacgaagatctgcaatgtgacataatcaggctcgaggaatgggcatcgacatggcagatgatgttcaatgtggataagtgtaaagtgaagcatgtcggtaacaaaaatctcatgcacgaatacaggatgtccggggcgatacttggagggacctcccaggaaagggacttaggaattctgatcgacaagtcaatgaagccgtctatgcaatgtgcggcggcggcgaaaagggcaaacagaatgctaggaatgataaagaaggggatcacaaacagatcggagagggttatcatgccgctttaccgggcaatggtgcgcccaaaacaccctccagggattcaagacaaagttagacaagttcctgctgaacaaggatgtatgctgatagggatagtcttagtcagggcgctggtctttgaccagagggccgccgtgtgagtggactgctgggcatgatggaccactggtctgacccagtagcagcaattcttatgttcagctggcatggctttgtttataaatgtttatcaacacaactaatatactactttatcctaaagcaaaaaaaaagtaaataaatagaaattttttttctacctttgttgtttggtttctgctttcctcatcttctcattcatttccttccatccactgtctgccttctctgtctcttccatatgctctgttactgtgcatctcccttccatctctcccttcaccccccacccccaactggtttggcacccatcttcttccctccgctccccccatagtctggaatctctcttccccatttcccttcagcatcttctccccactctctcttccccatttcccttcagcgtctgttcctctccaccccaccttccctccctctcttcctacctcatttcccttcagtgtctgttcctctccatcccatcccaccttccctccctctctcctttccccagttcccttcaacgtctgttcctctccaccccattttccctccctatctcccttccccagttcccttcagcatctgttcctctccaccccaccttccctccctctctcccgtccccagttcccttcagcgtcttctccccactctctcttcctcatttcccttcaggctccaccccaccttccctcatTCTATCCTttctccagttcccttcagcgcctgttcctccccaccctacttgccctctctcccttccccagttctcttcagtgtctattcctctccaccccaccttccttccctctctccctgacccagTTCTCTTCAGCGTTTTcttcctactctctcttcccaatttctcttcagcgtctgttcctccccaccccacatttcctccctttctccctccctgccccttacctttatggtgggcgatttctaaatttccttcctaTGAGCAGCCGGAGCACTGAAGTTGTGtatggctgcaggaaaggtcatctctgattcaatttccagttgcgtcagagatgacctttacggcagctacACACGACTTCAACGCTCTGGCTGCTCAtaggaaggaaatttagaaatcgcctgccatgaaggtaaggggcagggagggagaaagggagatgctcggacggggtggtggtggtgaaagcctgaagtcataatgccgttgtacagggccatggtgagacctcatctggagtactgtgtgcaattctggaggccacattacagtaaagatgtgcgcagaattgaatcggttcagcggacggccaccaggatgatctcagggctcaagggtctctcgtacgaattgcagctctacactctcgaggaacgtagggagaggggaaacatgatcgaaacatttaagtacctcacgggacgtgtcgaagtggaagatgatattttctttctcaagggaccctcagccacaagagggcacccactcaaactcaggggcggaaaatttcatggcgacaccagaaagtatttcttcacagaaagggtggtagatcactggaacaaacttccggtgcaggtggtcaaggccaccagcgttctcgactttaagaataaatgggacatctacgtgggatccctacgagggtcgagttaaggtactaggtcattagcactcagacctaatggggtgggtcagtagagtgggcagacttgatgggctgtggcccttttctgccgtcatctttctatgtttctatgaggaggAGCCGGCTTCGGCTTCGGTCTGAGAATAGATGCAAAAGACTTCTCATGATCAGAtagtttcttggtggctgcctcgatggattcatcaaagaggtcattgcctgcacaaggaacattagccagccggtcctg is part of the Geotrypetes seraphini chromosome 14, aGeoSer1.1, whole genome shotgun sequence genome and encodes:
- the HYPK gene encoding huntingtin-interacting protein K → MAAEGDMELELETEENCSERPADKPRKHDSGAADLERVTDYAEEKEIQSSNLETAMSVIGDRRSREQKAKQEREKELAKVTIKREDVELIMNEMEISRMAAERSLREHMGNVVEALIALTN